The Macrobrachium nipponense isolate FS-2020 chromosome 19, ASM1510439v2, whole genome shotgun sequence genome contains a region encoding:
- the LOC135211532 gene encoding putative CENPB DNA-binding domain-containing protein 1, producing MVPKRQRTSSDDSSSKKRKVITMVVKYDVVKRLEKGETNTEIGRALGLSRTTMVTIVKDKERILKHVKDAAPMKSTVINKKQRSQSIVEMEKFLMIWLEDQNQRRVPVSLSVIQEKARALHEAVVKKFGEGSAGGEFSVSRG from the coding sequence ATGGTTCCTAAACGGCAGAgaacttcctccgatgatagttcatccaagaagaggaaggtcatcaccatGGTGGTAAAATATGACGTGGTCAAGCGTttggagaagggagaaactaacaccgagaTAGGTCGTGCTTTAGGGTTGAGCAGGACGACCATGGTAACCatagtgaaggacaaggaacgtattctgaagcacgttaaggatgctgcaccgatgaagtcaacggtgattaacaagaagcaacgtagccagagcattgttgaaatggagaaattcctCATGAtatggctggaggaccagaaccagcgacgtgttccggtgagcttaagtgtgatccaggagaaggctagagcactgcatgaggcagtagtgaaaaagtttggagaaggcagtgctggtggtgaattttccgtgaGTAGAGGTTga